The following are encoded in a window of Arvicanthis niloticus isolate mArvNil1 chromosome 1, mArvNil1.pat.X, whole genome shotgun sequence genomic DNA:
- the Cldnd2 gene encoding claudin domain-containing protein 2: MGVKKSLQTGGNLLNLLSSILTVLSTSTNYWIRQQGGHSGLWQDCTHGTCSNITCQNTLAVTAACMVLAAAFSIVALGMGIRIQCQEAESLRSQNTIVLLFLSGLLLLIALTVYTAKNAWKPEVFFSWSYFSGWLALPFSFIAGFCFLLADMIMQSTEAISGFPVCL, translated from the exons ATGGGGGTGAAGAAGAGCCTTCAGACCGGAGGCAACTTGCTTAACCTGTTGAGCAGCATCCTCACAGTACTCTCCACTAGCACCAACTACTGGATCCGACAACAAGGGGGGCACAGTGGCCTATGGCAGGACTGTACCCATGGCACCTGCTCCAACATCACCTGCCAGA ACACCTTGGCAGTGACCGCAGCGTGCATGGTGTTGGCAGCAGCCTTCAGTATTGTAGCTTTGGGGATGGGGATAAGGATTCAGTGTCAAGAGGCCGAGTCACTACGTAGCCAGAATACCATTGTCTTACTTTTTCTCAGCG GGTTGCTGCTGCTGATTGCTTTGACCGTATACACTGCAAAGAAtgcctggaagccagaagtcTTCTTCTCCTGGTCCTACTTTTCCGGATGGTTGGCTTTACCCTTCTCGTTTATTGCGG gcttctgctttctgcttgcCGACATGATCATGCAGAGCACCGAAGCCATCAGCGGGTTCCCAGTGTGCCTGTGA